The DNA region GAGCAACGACGCGGCGCCTTGCCCACGTGCTGCGTCTCGCCGTGGATGCTCACCAGCAGCGGCTCGAGCTCGCGGGCGAAGCATACGTAGTCGTGCGGGCAGCCGAGCCGCCCCTGCTTGCGGAACTCGAGGAAGCTGATCCCGCACATCGGGCAGACCCGCTCGTCGAGGCGCGCCAGCTCTTCGGCCGTCTCGCCGACCGCCTGTGCAAGCAGGCCGGCCATCTCGGGCATCATGTGGGGGGCTTCTTGCTCCGGCGGGGCCAGAAACGCCTGGGCGCACCCCTCGCAGAGGTGGACCTCGCTGGGGGCGCCATCCACCATGTCGGTGATGTGAAACGTGGCCGGTTTATCGCACTTCTGGCATTTCATGACGGATAACCCCGCGGGCGTCGGCCCGCTCGCTCCGACACAGCGTCGGCAGTCTCTTAAGTGTACGCGGCAGAAAGACGATCGGGCCAGCGTTGAGGCGGTCGCTGCACAGAGAACCGGCAATCGGCCAGCCTGGCCCCTTCGTCGGGCGGCCACGGCGGTGTCGATGGGATTCTATCGGGGCCCCCCCGCGTGTCAAGTTCGTTTGATGCGCGTAAAGCGTTCCGCAGCAAATTGTTACGAGTTCCGAGCCGGAGCGTTGTTGGCGGCCTGCGGGGTTGCTATCGTGCGGCAAGTTTACTCACGCTACGGCCACCGCTAGCGCGCCCCAAATGCAGGGGGCTGGCGGTCCGTCCCGACCGATTCCGCCCCGATTGCGCGCATGCCACACCTGCCTGACTACGAATCCTTCGAGAAGCTTGCGGCAGGGGTCGATGCGGCGCCCGTCTATCGCCGGCTGCTGAGCGATAGCCTGACCCCGGTCACCGCGTTCCACCGGCTCGATACGGGGGGGACGGCTTGCCTGTTTGAGAGCGTGATCGGCGGAGAGAAGGTCGGCCGATACAGCTTTCTGGCCAGTGAACCCTATCTCACGCTCGAGGCCCACGGCGAAGAGGTGGTGCTGCGGCACTTCGGCAACGTCGCCGGCGGGGCCCCTTCCAGCAAACCGGTACGCACCGAGACCCAGCGATTCGAGAACCCGCTCGACGCGCTCCGCAAGCTGGTTGCATCGGTCAAGGTGGCCCACGTGCCGGGCCTGCCGCCGTTTGTTGGGGGCGCGGTCGGTTACGCCGGCTACGACACCGTGCGCTATGTAGAAGACCTTCCCAACGCGCCGCAGGACGACCGGTTGCTCCCCGATCTGGCGTTCGCGTTCTACGACCACATGGTGGTTTTCGACAACGTGCAGAAGACGGCCGTGGTAGTGGCCCTGGCGCGCGTGGGGGAGGGCGCCGACCTGAGGGCCGCGTACGACGACGCCGCTGCGCGTGTCGACCGGCTGGTCGACCGGCTCTCGGCGCCTCCGGAGAAGGAGCCGCTGCCGATGGCCGACGTCAATTTAGTTGGCGCCCCGACCGCCCAGTATCAGTCCAACTTTACCCAGGCCGAGTATGAGGCCGCGGTGCGGAAGTGCGTTGAGTACATCCGCGCCGGCGATATCTTCCAGGTTGTGCTAAGTCAACGTCTGCAAACGCCGTTGGCCGCGTCGCCGCTGGAAGTCTACCGCACGCTCCGGGTGGTGAACCCCAGCCCGTTTATGTTCTTCCTGCGGACCCCAAGCTGTACACTAGTCGGGAGCTCGCCAGAGATCATGGTCCGCGTGGCGGACCGCAAGGTCACCGTCCGCCCCCTGGCCGGCACCAGGCCCCGCGGACACGACGAGGCCGAAGACGACCGCCTCGCCGCCGAGTTATTGGCCGACCCCAAGGAACGCGCCGAGCACGTGATGCTGGTCGACCTTGGCCGCAACGACGTTGGACGGGTCGCCAAGTACGGGACCGTGGAGCTGAGCGACGTGATGTCGATCGAACGCTACAGCCACGTGATGCACATCACCTCGAACGTCACCGGCGAGCTGCGCGACGAGGCAGACGCGTTCGACGCCTTGGCCGCCTGCCTGCCGGCGGGGACCGTCTCTGGCGCCCCCAAGGTGCGTGCGATGGAGATCATCGACGAATTGGAGCCCCACCGCCGCGGCCCGTACGCCGGCGCGGTAGGCTATATCGACTTCACCGGCGCCATGGACACCTGCATTGCGCTCAGGACGATGGTTATCAAGGATGGCGTCGCCTACATCCAAGCCGGCGCCGGCCTTGTGGCGGACAGCAACCCGACCGCCGAGTACGAAGAAACCCTGAACAAGGCCCGCGGCTTGCTCAAGGCGATCGAGATCACCAAAGAGCGAACGGAGCGATAGACGTTCGACGGCAGGCGACGCGTAGCCTAACGTTCATCAGACATCGCTCTGGCCAACGAACCGTTGCAAACGGCCCCTAACCTCTGACGCAGCGCGATGACCTCCTTCCTCGCCGGAAAGCTGCTGGTTGCTTCACGTCACTTGCGGGACCCAAACTTCCTGCGGACGGTGGTGCTGATACTGGAGCACACGGCCGACGGGGCGTTGGGCGTGGTGCTGAACCGGCCGAGCGGACGCACCGTTCAGGAGGTGTGGCGGGCGATCGAGGCCCCCCCCTGCGACTCGCAGGCGCCCATCTACGTCGGGGGGCCGGTGCCGGGGCCGCTGATCGCCCTGCACACGGACGCCCAGGTCGCCGAAAAGCGGGTGCTCCCGGGCCTGTTTATGGCGATCGAGCGGGAGAAGATCGACGCCCTGGTGCGGCAAGACGACAAGCCGTTCCGGCTCTACTCGAGCAACTCCGGCTGGGGCGCCGGCCAGCTCGAAAGCGAGCTGGCCGCAGGGGGATGGCTCACGACCGACGCGTTGGCGGGCGATGTCTTCGCGTCCGCGGAGTCGCTGTGGACCGACGTCACCAAGCGCATCGGACTCAAGATCATGCTCCCCAAGACCCCCCCCGATCGGCTGCCCAGCGACCCCTCCATGAACTAGGTCAAATTGCCCGGTCTGCCCGCAGCGCCTAAGATCAAGCTGGCGCCGCTGGCGCGAGCCGAGGGAACCGCTAAGCACGCACCAACCGCAAAGACGATAACCACCAAGGACGCTAAGAAGCACAAAGGAGTAGGATGTAAGATCGATGGTTCCTCCATCGTCCTTTCTTGGTACTTCTTCGTGTCCTTGGTGGTTGAGTTTTTTGAACGTTTCCTTTCGTTAGGCGAAAGCATGGCCACCGACTTCCGGCTCAAAGATCAGCTCCCCGAGCTCACCGAGCGGCTCGTGCAGACCTACGACCAGGTCGGCAAGATCGACCACCTCGATCACTGCCCGCTGCCGAAGCACGCCGAAGTAGTGGCCGCCATCGGCGACCTGCAGGAGGTGCTCTTCCCGGGCTACCGCCAACGCGAGGGGCTGCACCGCGGGAACGTCACCTACTACATCGGTGAGGTGGTCGACCGGCTGCACGACCGGCTCACCCAGCAGATCGGCCGCGCCCTGCGGCACGAGCAGCACGCCGACTGTGACGACGAGCGTGACTACGAGAAGCTGGGCCAGGCCGCCACGATCGAGTTTCTCAAGAAGCTGCCCGACCTACGCGCGGTGCTGGCCACCGACGTCGAGGCCGCCTATGTGGGCGACCCCGCGTGCCGCGGCGCCGACGAGGTGATCTTCTGCTACCCGGGGCTCGAAGCGGTCACGGTCTACCGCCTCGCCAACCTGCTCTACCGCATGGGGGTGCCGTTCATCCCGCGGATGATGACCGAGTGGGCCCACGGCCGCACCGGCATCGATATCCACCCCGGCGCCACGATCGGCGACCACTTCTTCATCGACCACGGCACCGGCGTGGTGATCGGCGAGACCTGCCAGATCGGCCGGCACGTGAAGCTGTACCAGGGCGTGACGCTCGGGGCGTTGAGCTTCGCGACCGACGAGAACGGCGACCTGGTGCGCGACACCAAGCGCCACCCGACGATCGAAGACAACGTGGTGATCTACGCCAACGCCACGATCCTCGGCGGCAACACGGTGGTCGGCGAGGGCGCCGTGATCGGCTCGAGCGTCTGGATCACTCGCAGCGTGCCGCCGCGCACCACCGTCGTGCTGGAGAAGCCGGGCCTGCGGATGCGCAGCGAAGACGCCGGCGTGGCGTAGACGTGGGTCAGGCCTCGGCTGCCAAGCCCCGGGGCAACCGCTTACCCAACGAAAGGCAGGCGAGGCCTGCCCTACGAAACTGGCTAAGTGCTTCCGTCCCACCGGGGCTTTGGTACAATCCGCACGATGGCCCCCGAAACGCCGACCGCCGAAGCCGTCCCGCCTCGCACGAACACACTCGGCGTGATCGAGGTGGTTGAGCCGCGCGTCGCGGAGATCTGGCGCCGCATGACGCCGTTAGAGAAGATGGCGCTCATCGACGGCGGCTATCGTTTGGCGCGGCAATGTGTTCGAGGTGGGGTGATGTATGATCACCCCGAATGGACCGAGCAGCAGGTCGAAGGCGAAGTCTCGCGGAGGATAAGCCGTGGAGCCGACTGGCCTGCTACGCATCGCGGTTGAAGTTCTCGATCGCATCCGCGTCCCCTACGCCGTGGTTGGGTCGCTCGCCAGCGGGGCGTGGGGAGAGCCACGCGTGACGCTCGACGTGGATATTGTCATCCAGCTAACACAGATCGACGTCGCGGTGCTGTGCGCCGCATTCCCCGAAGAAGAGTTCTACGTCAGCCGTTCTGCCATCGACGAAGCAGTACGCACGCAGGGGCAGTTCAATGTGCTGCAGCTCACCACCGGCATGAAAATAGACTTCATGGTAATCGGCTTCGAGGGCTGGCCGGCCGAGCAGATGCGGCGTCGCCGCCCGACTCGGCTGCTAGAGGAGCGAGAGGTGCTCGCGGCGTCGCCAGAAGACGTCATCCTTGGCAAGCTCATCTACTTCAAGGAGGGCAGGTCGCCCAAGCACCTGCGTGATATGGCCAGTATACTAAACGAGCGCAAGGATCGGCTCGACAGTGACTACATCGTGCGCTGGGCGACGACGCTCGGCGTGTTAGCGGAGTGGGAAGAGCTTCATCAGCGGATGGCGACCGGCGATTTTACGGTTGTCTAACCCCGAGCAGCTCCATGCCCCGCCCCCGCTTCTCCCTGCTGAACCTGCTGTTGCTCACCACGATCGTGGCGCTCGGACTGACGACGGGGATGCTGTGGCGGGAGGTGGGGCCGTTACGGCAAGAAGTACAGCAGCTTCGCAACGAAACGGGCAAGCTGATCGTCGAAGACCCGACACGACTCGCGGCAGTGCAGTGTCCGCAGACGGACGAGCTCAGTTGGAAGTGGCGTGTGTGGTTGCCAGCAGGGCACAACTATCTGGTACGGACGGCTGGTGACGATGGCGGGCAAGTGGTGCCCGCTACCGGATTCATCCCGAGTCTCTCGGGGCAAGTCCTTGAGTCGGGGACGGAGAACGTGATTGAGTACCGCATCCGTCGTGACTTGCAGACAGACGTTTGGCGTGGATCGGTTCGAATCGCCGGCCAGTTAAGGGTGACAAGCGGTAATCACGACTGGGTAGATTGGCCGATGCGTTGCTCAAAGACAGGTGGCGTTAATGGTACTACGGAATCGCAGGACGCCAAAAATCCAATGGTGCTCATGCGGTTTCAGATAGCCGAGGTGAATAGGTCAGATGAAATACCGGACCCGGCACGTGGGTTCTTGATTTGGATCGAACCGCAATAGCCGGATCCGTCAGCAGCACTGTCCCAAAAGCCCGACCGCGCTTCGCAGGCTCGGCAGGCGGGGCCTGCCCTACGACTACGCGTCCGTCGGCTCCCCATACGGCGCCGTCGGCCGCGGCATCCACTTGCACAGCCCGATCCCCCCGAAGTACAGCACGCACAGAGGCACGGCCATCAGGATCATGCTGTAGATGTCGGCCGGGGTCAGGAAGACCGAGATGATGCAAATCACGATCACCGCGATCCGCCAGTTCTTGACGTAGTCGGCGGTCTTGAAAACCCCGATCCGCTCCATAAACAGCATCACCAGTGGGAGCTGGAAGCTGATGCCGAACCCCAGCGGAAGCAGCAGCACGAAGCTCAGCCACTCGCTGATCCGCGGCGTGGCGTCGATCTTCATCCAGTCGTAGAACAAGAACAAAAAGTCGACCACCAACGGCAGCGCCATAAAGAACGCGATGGCCGCCCCGGCCAGGAACAGCGTGATGCTCATCGGCATGTAGGTGTACACCATCTTCCGCTCGTTCTTGTACAGCCCGGCCGCCACGAACTCCCAGATGAAGTAGAAGATAAAGGGCCCCGCCAGCACGGCGCCCACCAGCAGCGACGCCTTGATGTACACGCCGAACGCGTCCGGCACCCCGGTGCCGATGGTGTTGGTGCGGGGGTCGTCTTCGATCCGTTCGTACAGGGTGAGCGGCACGAGGTCGGCCGGAAGCAGCTCACGGGGCACACCCTCGGGAGCCGGGTCTCCTTCCACGGCGGCCTGCGCCGCGCCGCCGCCCAGCAGCCGCCTAAGCTCTTCGCGGCTGAAGAAACGGAGCTTTGGGATCAGTCGGCTGTCTTCCGGGAGCTGGCTGAGCTCTGTGAGCGTCGCTTCGTCGATCCCCTGCCGGCGTAGCTGCTCGATCCGCTCGACGTGAGCCTGCTTAACCTGCTTGGCGCGGAGCTTCTCGAGGCTGGCCCGCAGCGGGGTCTGCACGTAGTCCACCACCCAGCCGCCGCACCACAGCCCGACGCTGAACCCCAAGGCGAGCGCGATCAGGCACTTCCACAGCGTCCCCCGCAGTTCTTCGAGGTGCTCCCCGAAGGACATCTTGCTCTGCTCGAACAGGTCTTCGTCGCGTTCGCGTTTCATCTCGGTCGGGTACTTCTACAAATAGGACGCGGATCAGCGCGGATTGGGCGGATCGAGACGGAGGATGGATGCGTATCCGCCTAGATCCTGATCACCCGCGATGATCCGCGTCCGATTCGTCGCCTCTTGGCGGTTGGGGCCGGTTGGATAGACTGAGCCAAAGTAGCTTCCACCAACAGTTTAGGTCAAAGGTCCGCGCCGCTATGCAGACGCTCCCGCTGCTGACGTTCGAGCCGCTTTTTCAACGGTATTTGTGGGGAGGCCGGCGGCTCGGGGGGGTGCTCGGCAAGGCGATCGGGCCCGGGGACAACTACGCCGAGAGCTGGGAAATAGTCGACCACTCCGACGGCCAGAGCGTCGTCGCCGACGGCCCGCTGGTCGGGAGGACGCTGGGCGAGGTCGTTGAGGAGCACAACGCCCTCTTGTTTGGGCGCCACGCCCCGCAGCAGAAGTTTCCGCTACTGCTGAAGTTTCTTGACGCTAACCGCACGCTCAGCGTCCAGGTCCACCCAAACGACGCGCAGGGCGCGAAACTCGATCCTCCCGACCTGGGCAAGACCGAGGCCTGGGTCGTGCTGGCCGCAGAGCCGGGGGCCAAGATCTACGCGGGGCTGCGGGCGGGCGTCGATCGGGAGGGGCTGGCCGCGGCGATGGAAGCCGGGACGTGCGACGCGTGCCTTCACGTTATCGAGCCAGCGGTTGGCGACTGTGTGTTCATCCCCGCCGGCACGGTCCACGCCCTGGGGGAGGGGATCGTGATCGCCGAGATCCAGCAGGCCAGCAACACCACCTTCCGGCTGTTCGACTGGAACCGTGTCGACAAGGATGGCCAGCCCCGGCCGCTGCACATCCGCCAGTCGCTGGAAGTAACCGATTTCGACCGCGGACCGGTCGAGCCGCAAACGCCGGAGCCAACCGGCGATGGGGCCCAGCGGCTGGTCACCTGTGACAAGTTTGTGCTCGAACGCCGCGAGCTGGCCGAGGGCTGGACACTGCCCCAAGACGACCGATTCCATATCCTGGCGGTGGTGGCCGGAGAGGCCGTCGCAAACGCCGGCGAGCAAAGC from Pirellulimonas nuda includes:
- the epsC gene encoding serine O-acetyltransferase EpsC, with amino-acid sequence MATDFRLKDQLPELTERLVQTYDQVGKIDHLDHCPLPKHAEVVAAIGDLQEVLFPGYRQREGLHRGNVTYYIGEVVDRLHDRLTQQIGRALRHEQHADCDDERDYEKLGQAATIEFLKKLPDLRAVLATDVEAAYVGDPACRGADEVIFCYPGLEAVTVYRLANLLYRMGVPFIPRMMTEWAHGRTGIDIHPGATIGDHFFIDHGTGVVIGETCQIGRHVKLYQGVTLGALSFATDENGDLVRDTKRHPTIEDNVVIYANATILGGNTVVGEGAVIGSSVWITRSVPPRTTVVLEKPGLRMRSEDAGVA
- the trpE gene encoding anthranilate synthase component I yields the protein MPHLPDYESFEKLAAGVDAAPVYRRLLSDSLTPVTAFHRLDTGGTACLFESVIGGEKVGRYSFLASEPYLTLEAHGEEVVLRHFGNVAGGAPSSKPVRTETQRFENPLDALRKLVASVKVAHVPGLPPFVGGAVGYAGYDTVRYVEDLPNAPQDDRLLPDLAFAFYDHMVVFDNVQKTAVVVALARVGEGADLRAAYDDAAARVDRLVDRLSAPPEKEPLPMADVNLVGAPTAQYQSNFTQAEYEAAVRKCVEYIRAGDIFQVVLSQRLQTPLAASPLEVYRTLRVVNPSPFMFFLRTPSCTLVGSSPEIMVRVADRKVTVRPLAGTRPRGHDEAEDDRLAAELLADPKERAEHVMLVDLGRNDVGRVAKYGTVELSDVMSIERYSHVMHITSNVTGELRDEADAFDALAACLPAGTVSGAPKVRAMEIIDELEPHRRGPYAGAVGYIDFTGAMDTCIALRTMVIKDGVAYIQAGAGLVADSNPTAEYEETLNKARGLLKAIEITKERTER
- a CDS encoding type I phosphomannose isomerase catalytic subunit, which gives rise to MQTLPLLTFEPLFQRYLWGGRRLGGVLGKAIGPGDNYAESWEIVDHSDGQSVVADGPLVGRTLGEVVEEHNALLFGRHAPQQKFPLLLKFLDANRTLSVQVHPNDAQGAKLDPPDLGKTEAWVVLAAEPGAKIYAGLRAGVDREGLAAAMEAGTCDACLHVIEPAVGDCVFIPAGTVHALGEGIVIAEIQQASNTTFRLFDWNRVDKDGQPRPLHIRQSLEVTDFDRGPVEPQTPEPTGDGAQRLVTCDKFVLERRELAEGWTLPQDDRFHILAVVAGEAVANAGEQSIALTLGSAVLAPARRPSTVVSGEAVLLDMYLP
- the tatC gene encoding twin-arginine translocase subunit TatC, giving the protein MKRERDEDLFEQSKMSFGEHLEELRGTLWKCLIALALGFSVGLWCGGWVVDYVQTPLRASLEKLRAKQVKQAHVERIEQLRRQGIDEATLTELSQLPEDSRLIPKLRFFSREELRRLLGGGAAQAAVEGDPAPEGVPRELLPADLVPLTLYERIEDDPRTNTIGTGVPDAFGVYIKASLLVGAVLAGPFIFYFIWEFVAAGLYKNERKMVYTYMPMSITLFLAGAAIAFFMALPLVVDFLFLFYDWMKIDATPRISEWLSFVLLLPLGFGISFQLPLVMLFMERIGVFKTADYVKNWRIAVIVICIISVFLTPADIYSMILMAVPLCVLYFGGIGLCKWMPRPTAPYGEPTDA
- a CDS encoding YqgE/AlgH family protein gives rise to the protein MTSFLAGKLLVASRHLRDPNFLRTVVLILEHTADGALGVVLNRPSGRTVQEVWRAIEAPPCDSQAPIYVGGPVPGPLIALHTDAQVAEKRVLPGLFMAIEREKIDALVRQDDKPFRLYSSNSGWGAGQLESELAAGGWLTTDALAGDVFASAESLWTDVTKRIGLKIMLPKTPPDRLPSDPSMN
- a CDS encoding nucleotidyl transferase AbiEii/AbiGii toxin family protein; translation: MEPTGLLRIAVEVLDRIRVPYAVVGSLASGAWGEPRVTLDVDIVIQLTQIDVAVLCAAFPEEEFYVSRSAIDEAVRTQGQFNVLQLTTGMKIDFMVIGFEGWPAEQMRRRRPTRLLEEREVLAASPEDVILGKLIYFKEGRSPKHLRDMASILNERKDRLDSDYIVRWATTLGVLAEWEELHQRMATGDFTVV
- a CDS encoding UvrB/UvrC motif-containing protein translates to MKCQKCDKPATFHITDMVDGAPSEVHLCEGCAQAFLAPPEQEAPHMMPEMAGLLAQAVGETAEELARLDERVCPMCGISFLEFRKQGRLGCPHDYVCFARELEPLLVSIHGETQHVGKAPRRCSENAEQRTQLIRLRREMKEAIAQEHYERASELRDKIRVVEKTRETPAKPSLSQE